A single genomic interval of Penicillium psychrofluorescens genome assembly, chromosome: 2 harbors:
- a CDS encoding uncharacterized protein (ID:PFLUO_002499-T1.cds;~source:funannotate): MDWLSALAYGPVFLFSVFSALFVYVLNLIRFLALPFLYVGHGLLHLALLPLRILAKFEIFLYFVTGALLTGATVGLLVYWTGASLSHVLRISEDDSRPPPDDVEPPKPPYDYLAEWKAMGDGQLLSTAIVEEEETSQDST, from the exons ATGGACTGGTTATCGGCCCTCGCATACGGCCCGGTATTTCTGTTCAGTGTGTTCAGTGCATTGTTCGTCTATGTATTGAATCTGATCCGGTTCCTGGCCCTACCGTTCCTCTACGTGGGCCATGGTCTCCTCCACCTGGCTCTCCTCCCCTTGCGGATACTGGCCAAGTTTGAG ATCTTTCTTTATTTTGTGACGGGCGCCTTACTGACCGGGGCGACCGTTGGCTTGCTTGTATATTGGACGGGAGCCTCCCTCTCGCACGTCCTGCGCATCTCCGAGGATGATTCCAGGCCGCCGCCAGACGATGTAGAGCCCCCAAAGCCACCGTACGACTATCTAGCCGAGTGGAAGGCCATGGGTGATGGCCAATTGCTCTCGACGGCAAtcgtggaagaggaagagaccaGCCAGGACAGTACATAG
- a CDS encoding uncharacterized protein (ID:PFLUO_002492-T1.cds;~source:funannotate) — protein MAGHRSNCIAQAMQLLRLPSSTSRVTVSRAPSHLRPPRTQTRTYATSEEAVSPAAPEIDFSTSSSRSPARIVPASPAYFSGSPRFIDHVLKLEKLQTKYSGLPTMEASEAPRMAWFKLAQFRDFVGEPVPTKKYKSLVKILQRLNRIQPAAVPAEVRSTLESFLRPGNPYAQQLAPPTVDESGRARGRGKRKESSAVVHLVEGEGEILVNGRSLVDVFKRVHDRESALWALRCTQRLDKYNAWINVRGGGVTGQAEAITLATARALLVHEPALKPVLRKAGVISVDARRVERKKPGHVKARKMPTWVKR, from the exons atggccggACACAGGTCCAATTGTATCGCTCAGGCGATGCAATTGCTTCGGcttccatcatccacctcCCGAGTCACTGTCTCCCGTGCCCCCTCACACCTCCGACCCCCCCGAACCCAAACCCGCACATATGCAACATCAGAGGAGGCAGTatccccagcagcaccggAGATCGACTTCTCAACGTCTAGCAGCCGGTCCCCCGCGCGAATTGTCCCCGCCTCGCCGGCCTATTTCTCCGGCAGCCCCcgcttcatcgaccacgTCCTAAAGCTCGAGAAACTGCAAACGAAATACTCCGGGCTCCCGACCATGGAAGCAAGCGAAGCCCCGCGAATGGCATGGTTCAAACTCGCCCAGTTCCGCGATTTTGTAGGCGAGCCCGTGCCCACAAAGAAATACAAGAGCCTAGTCAAGATCCTACAACGGCTCAACCGCATTCAGCCAGCCGCCGTGCCCGCCGAGGTGCGGTCCACGTTGGAGTCCTTCCTACGGCCCGGAAACCCGTATGCGCAGCAATTGGCACCGCCGACGGTGGACGAGAGCGGGCGTGCGCGCGGAAGAGGCAAGCGCAAGGAATCCTCGGCTGTGGTGCATctcgtcgagggcgagggcgagatccTCGTGAACGGCAGGTCGCTGGTCGACGTGTTCAAGCGCGTGCATGACCGCGAGAGTGCGCTGTGGGCACTGCGCTGTACGCAGCGTCTGGACAAGTACAATGCGTGGATCAATGTGCGTGGCGGCGGTGTGACGGGTCAGGCGGAGGCTATTACGTTGGCTACGGCGCGCGCGTTGCTGGTGCATGAGCCGGCTCTGAAGCCTGTTTTGAGAAAGG CTGGTGTGATCTCCGTCGATGCCCGTCGCGttgagaggaagaagcctGGTCACGTCAAGGCCCGCAAGATGCCCACCTGGGTCAAGCGGTGA
- a CDS encoding uncharacterized protein (ID:PFLUO_002496-T1.cds;~source:funannotate), which translates to MSSHFLDPETNSLVDPQTFERESHDFLTWLKSNPGVHVSPKISLTDLRSSGAGRGVVACTNIEEGEDLFSISRTTILSVQNSDLRTLLAADLDELDPWLSLMLVMIYEYLRGESSKWAPYFKILPSRFDTLMFWSPAELQELQASPVIEKIGKQGADEAIRNKILPIVKANPLQFQPPNYLESWEGEVAANALLELAHMMGSLIMAYAFDIEKPEDDDDQEEDGGDDGYMTDDEDQVPKGMVPLADLLNADAHRNNARLFQEEGTLVMKAIKPISQGEEIFNDYGDLPRAELLRRYGYVTDNYKLFDVVELSLKEICQAAGLEDAVVESQPKLQLLEEFDILDDGYVISRPAAENSVHDIFSAELLALLTILTQTPSEFNAQKSKNRPPKPRLESAQVEILQRALWTKATYYPTSISEDEQILAQLPYVAEDASSRRKRMAVQVRLGEKETLSAALSMLEHHLTQVTEHRKRSASNGGETRQAKMPRV; encoded by the exons atgtcctcccATTTCCTTGATCCGGAGACGAACTCGCTCGTCGACCCCCAGACCTTCGAGCGAGAGTCACACGATTTTCTAACATGGCTCAAATCCAACCCTGGAGTCCACGTCAGCCCCAAAATCTCTCTGACAGACCTCCGATCTAGCggtgctggacgaggagtCG TGGCTTGCACCAACatcgaagaaggagaagacctcttctccatctctcgCACCACAATCCTTTCCGTGCAAAACTCGGACTTGAGGACTTTGCTCGCCGCAgacctggacgagctggaccCATGGCTCTCTTTGATGCTGGTCATGATATATGAGTACTTGCGCGGCGAATCCTCGAAGTGGGCTCCCTATTTCAAGATCCTGCCTTCTCGCTTCGATACCCTGATGTTTTGGTCTCCGGCCGAACTGCAGGAATTGCAGGCGAGTCCGGTGATCGAAAAAATTGGGAAGCAGGGTGCCGATGAGGCAATTCGAAACAAGATTCTTCCTATTGTCAAGGCGAACCCACTCCAGTTCCAGCCTCCCAATTACCTGGAGTCTTGGGAAGGCGAGGTGGCTGCGAACGCTCTGCTGGAACTTGCTCATATGATGGGATCCTTGATCATGGCTTATGCTTTTGACATTGAGAAACctgaagacgacgatgatcaagaagaggatggcggtgatgatgggTATATgaccgatgatgaggatcaGGTGCCCAAGGGCATGGTGCCGCTGGCTGATCTCCTCAACGCGGATGCCCACCGCAACAAT GCTCGGCTgttccaagaagaaggaacgCTGGTCATGAAAGCTATCAAGCCGATTAGCCAAGGCGAAGAGATCTTCAATGACTATGGAGATCTCCCGCGAGCGGAACTCCTGCGTCGCTACGGCTATGTGACCGACAACTACAAGCTTTTCGATGTAGTAGAGCTGTCTTTGAAGGAGATCTGCCAGGCAGCGGGTCTGGAAGACGCGGTCGTGGAGTCTCAACCCAAG CTCCAATTGCTCGAAGAAttcgacatcctcgacgacggcTACGTGATCtccagaccagcagcagaaaacTCCGTCCACGACATATTCTCAGCCGAGCTCTTGGCCCTCCTCACCATTCTCACTCAGACACCATCCGAATTCAACGCGCAAAAGTCAAAGAACAGACCCCCGAAGCCAAGACTGGAGTCCGCCCAGGTCGAGATACTCCAGCGGGCTCTATGGACGAAGGCGACGTACTATCCTACGTCGATTTCTGAAGATGAACAGATATTGGCCCAGCTTCCCTACGTGGCTGAGGATGCATCCTCCCGTCGAAAACGAATGGCCGTCCAGGTTCGCCTTGGCGAAAAGGAGACCCTGTCTGCGGCTCTGTCTATGCTGGAGCACCATCTTACTCAGGTGACTGAACACCGGAAGCGGAGTGCCAGCAATGGGGGTGAGACCAGACAGGCTAAAATGCCACGGGTTTGA
- a CDS encoding uncharacterized protein (ID:PFLUO_002500-T1.cds;~source:funannotate) — protein sequence MAFPRFLLRIRSLLGVLFLISFLSWGYSRYDSDDYRVIFTGPDPSAQVSVDLMEHHRWFWYKLSILLEKYGPDAEPLIEVVKAPTEGFKATNPAPRPDYLFLSAAAVVTMKESHTGFVDVITTDAPPLRYVPGTKGLVSTAGGSYLPVLVISLRMLRRTGSKLPMEVFLADENEYEEHICEVVLPALNARCIVLSHILSAAPATISKYQFKPFAMLFSSFEDILFLDADSFPLEKPDVLFKGEPFRSKGMITWPDFWASSVSPFFYEIVGQPVPAMDLRQSTESGEVVISKSKHLRTLLLCTYYNYWGPTHYYPLLSQGAAGEGDKETFVAAAIAMNEPFYQVSEPICALGHATAGGLAGSAMAQFDPVADFALTRQGKWRIKGDSAPAPPVFFIHANFPKFNPATVFTSQAVNPAIADDGSYTRAWTIPENVVKEFSAENDVEKNFWREILWTACRLEDKFRTWQGQTGICAGVKDYWSVIYGPEDPEPVS from the coding sequence atggccttccCGCGGTTCCTGCTGCGGATCCGTTCACTGCTCGGCGTGCTGTTTCTCATATCCTTCCTGTCATGGGGTTATTCGCGATATGACTCTGACGACTACCGCGTCATCTTCACCGGCCCCGACCCGTCGGCGCAGGTCTCTGTGGACCTGATGGAGCACCATCGATGGTTCTGGTATAAACTCAGCATACTCCTCGAGAAGTACGGACCCGACGCCGAGCCGCTGATCGAGGTGGTAAAAGCGCCGACGGAGGGCTTCAAAGCGACCAACCCTGCGCCGCGCCCGGATTACCTGTTCCTCTCGGCAGCCGCGGTCGTCACCATGAAGGAGTCGCATACGGGGTTCGTGGACGTGATAACGACCgatgcgccgccgctgcgctATGTGCCCGGCACGAAGGGTCTGGTCTCGACGGCCGGCGGCTCGTATCTGCCCGTGCTGGTGATCTCGTTGCGCATGCTCCGTCGCACGGGGTCCAAGTTGCCCATGGAAGTCTTTTTGGCTGATGAGAATGAATACGAAGAACATATCTGTGAGGTGGTGCTGCCGGCACTGAACGCGCGATGCATCGTGCTCTCGCACATCTTGAGCGCGGCACCCGCCACCATCTCCAAGTACCAGTTCAAGCCGTTTGccatgctcttctcctcgttcGAGGATATCCTGTTTCTTGACGCAGATTCCTTCCCACTCGAGAAGCCAGACGTCTTGTTCAAGGGCGAGCCCTTCCGCTCCAAGGGCATGATCACTTGGCCGGATTTCTGGGCCTCGTCGGTCTCGCCATTCTTCTACGAGATTGTCGGCCAGCCCGTTCCGGCCATGGACCTGCGCCAGTCCACCGAGTCCGGCGAGGTCGTCATCTCCAAGTCCAAGCACCTGCGCACCCTCCTCCTGTGCACCTATTACAACTACTGGGGACCAACGCACTACTACCCGCTCCTCTCGCAGGGCGCCGCAGGCGAAGGCGACAAGGAAACCTTCGTGGCTGCCGCAATAGCCATGAACGAGCCCTTCTACCAAGTCAGCGAGCCGATCTGCGCGCTCGGCCACGCAACAGCAGGCGGCCTCGCCGgatccgccatggcgcagttcgaccccgtcgccgaCTTCGCGCTCACGCGCCAGGGCAAGTGGCGCATCAAGGGTGACTCCGCGCCCGCCCCGCCCGTGttcttcatccacgccaaTTTCCCCAAGTTCAACCCGGCCACTGTCTTCACGTCGCAGGCCGTCAACCCGGCCATTGCCGACGACGGCTCGTATACCCGTGCCTGGACCATCCCGGAGAATGTGGTGAAGGAGTTCAGCGCCGAGAACGATGTCGAGAAAAACTTTTGGCGCGAGATTCTTTGGACCGCTTGCCGGCTTGAGGATAAGTTCCGTACCTGGCAGGGCCAGACTGGGATTTGTGCGGGTGTCAAGGACTACTGGAGTGTCATCTATGGGCCGGAGGACCCCGAACCGGTCTCATGA
- a CDS encoding uncharacterized protein (ID:PFLUO_002493-T1.cds;~source:funannotate) produces the protein MNNTRAVDSPALSAAERAQQMPYADYGGYTGTAFQAGSLHANEVPGTYQQEFARHQQQQPQHHQRQQHEPQRRGQPQQQQQQPQQGIQHHQQPSFNPYESAMLYGFQGPSAHSQGAYELVPQYSTRQSAATMDALSNQFGVPQYYAPEEPSSAGVVPQSVLSPYLSAQLQQQQSYSTNPQAASIARPSTTAQQQPFAATMADYTSIGTAPTARIDPQQHHQQQQQLSADPSLDEAYTQYQRALLLTFQHARAGRLVEASRSLLEISEWLVTNARDLGILRDDHLLYADRLQLWSDFNLCWLAVCQKQKDLTHDLVATGHQPPQTSLLRRERLEAMGKDLIHLCDQLEQHGLVDYQVGVWEEEILCVLGQCLDQIEARPDLLRLQAVPEPAAAKP, from the exons ATGAACAACACGCGCGCAGTAGACTCGCCCGCCCTGTCGGCTGCGGAGAGGGCCCAGCAGATGCCCTACGCCGACTATGGAGGATACACAGGAACAGCCTTTCAAGCCGGTTCGTTGCACGCGAATGAGGTACCTGGCACTTACCAGCAGGAGTTTGCGcgccatcagcagcagcaaccacagcaccaccagAGACAACAACATGAACCACAGCGTCGAGGACAacctcaacaacaacaacaacaaccgcAACAAGGCAtacaacaccaccagcagccgTCCTTCAACCCATATGAGTCGGCCATGCTATACGGCTTTCAAGGCCCATCCGCGCACAGCCAGGGCGCCTACGAGCTGGTACCACAGTACTCGACGCGGCAGTCTGCAGCGACGATGGACGCCCTGTCGAACCAGTTTGGAGTTCCACAGTACTATGCGCCGGAGGAACCATCCAGCGCCGGGGTGGTTCCTCAGTCGGTGCTTTCGCCCTATCTCAGCGCGCAACTacaacagcagcagtcaTATAGTACCAACCCGCAGGCTGCTTCTATCGCGCGTCCCAGTACGAcagcacagcagcagccctTCGCTGCTACAATGGCGGATTATACTTCGATTGGCACTGCGCCGACGGCGCGAATAGATCCGCAAcagcatcatcagcaacagcagcagttATCTGCGGACCCCAGTCTGGACGAGGCATACACGCAGTACCAGCGCGCACTCCTCCTCACCTTCCAGCACGCCCGCGCAGGACGACTAGTCGAAGCGAGCCGCTCCCTCCTCGAAATCTCCGAGTGGCTAGTGACCAACGCACGCGATCTCG GAATCCTCCGCGACGACCACCTCCTCTACGCAGATCGGCTCCAGCTCTGGAGCGACTTCAATCTGTGCTGGCTGGCCGTGTgccagaaacaaaaggaTCTCACGCATGACCTAGTCGCGACGGGCCATCAGCCACCGCAGACGAGTCTGCTGCGCCGCGAGCGTCTGGAGGCCATGGGAAAGGATCTGATCCACCTGTGCGATCAGCTCGAGCAGCACGGCCTGGTCGATTATCAGGTGGGGGtgtgggaagaggagatcCTCTGCG TGCTCGGCCAATGCCTAGATCAGATCGAGGCCAGACCCGATCTGCTCCGTCTCCAGGCCGTCCCTgaacccgccgccgcgaaACCTTGA
- a CDS encoding uncharacterized protein (ID:PFLUO_002495-T1.cds;~source:funannotate), with the protein MTRYGGLGRTRPKKLTPKASIPIVREDEIDALDEEIQSSLQNIETGVEKAEEEEFHLQVAIKASARGKVNAAHIPTPETILSNLRYDELYPPIFSQPATYIRFSSTVEDCCGCPYNMTEEDDVFLKIFNQKRDAADQCSEDDFEATMNFFEETAQAKQPFAAVDGSPVPSFADMESAMDAAVEDCVKRFAKDIYEHWKARRMATENHGLQPSLKFETGQDTDDSDPYVCFRRREVRQIRKTRGRDAQSTEKLRRLRKELEDARQLIALVRQREIGRREMISMERQVFAQRTEVKEMKRKLNIKDDDEDLINQKPKKKQAEMPQRPNAPQLRLPLKGGLSGAEDLQLLEEVQAEKENDILRDIKQNISKHIKWNEGYVDHTRAPLSPSPERTFDTAAFRPAFTAQLPTPPSSEASDHNMMDTSLDVTSPLFARDKFASRAMELHEEPHKLPSFRRRIGRGGRLLVDRRNVVAARCAVDLDPLKADRFKYDQEDSDDEDVYDTDGYSLQIMQHRAITMAKAREQAAVAAQAHAQAHAQAQSQRRLQTDQQPGHNPPVNSVQAALSET; encoded by the exons ATGACACGCTACGGGGGCCTGGGCCGGACGCGCCCCAAGAAACTCACCCCCAAGGCGTCCATCCCCATCGTCCGCGAGGATGAAATCGATGCcctcgacgaggagatccagtCTTCCCTACAGAACATCGAAACCGGCGtcgaaaaggccgaggaggag GAATTCCATCTGCAGGTcgccatcaaggccagcgCGCGCGGCAAGGTCAACGCAGCCCACATCCCCACCCCCGAGACCATCCTCAGCAACCTGCGCTATGATGAGCTGTAcccgcccatcttctcgcAGCCCGCGACATATatccgcttctcctccactgTCGAGGATTGTTGCGGATGTCCGTATAACatgaccgaggaggatgatgtgttcctcaagatcttcaaccaGAAGCGCGACGCGGCCGACCAGTGTTCCGAGGATGACTTCGAAGCCACCATGAACTTCTTCGAGGAGACCGCACAGGCCAAGCAGCCCTTTGCCGCGGTCGACGGTTCCCCGGTACCCTCCTTTGCGGACATGGAGAGTGCGATGGATGCTGCGGTAGAGGATTGTGTCAAGCGCTTCGCCAAGGATATCTATGAGCACTGGAAGGCGCGTCGGATGGCCACGGAGAACCATGGCCTGCAGCCAAGTCTCAAG TTTGAAACCGGCCAAGACACGGACGATAGTGATCCATATGTCTGTTTCCGTAGGCGCGAGGTCCGGCAGATTCGCAAGACTCGTGGCAGAGATGCGCAGAGCACGGAGAAGCTGCGGCGTCTGCgcaaggagctggaagatgctcGGCAGCTGATTGCGCTGGTGCGCCAGCGCGAAATCGGCCGGCGGGAGATGATCTCGATGGAGCGTCAGGTCTTCGCCCAGCGCACCGAGGTCAAGGAGATGAAGCGGAAGCTCAACATcaaggatgacgatgaggacCTCATCAACCAGAAG ccgaagaagaagcaggccGAGATGCCCCAGCGGCCCAATGCGCCACAGCTGCGCCTGCCTCTCAAGGGCGGTCTCTCCGGCGCCGAGGACTTGCAGTTGCTGGAAGAAGTTcaggccgagaaggagaacgaTATCCTTCGAGATATCAAGCAGAACATCAGCAAGCACATCAAGTGGAACGAGGGTTATGTGGATCACACCCGCGCACCACTGTCTCCATCTCCCGAGCGGACATTCGACACAGCCGCCTTCCGACCTGCGTTCACTGCGCAACTGCCGACACCGCCATCCTCCGAGGCATCCGATCACAACATGATGGACACCTCCCTAGACGTGACGAGCCCCCTCTTCGCGCGAGACAAGTTCGCCTCGCGCGCAATGGAGCTGCACGAAGAACCGCACAAACTCCCCTCCTTCCGACGCCGCATCGGACGAGGCGGCCGGCTGCTGGTGGACCGGCGCAACGTGGTGGCAGCGCGCTGTGCCGTCGATCTGGATCCCCTCAAAGCAGACCGCTTCAAGTACGATCAGGAGGACTCGGACGACGAAGACGTCTATGACACCGACGGGTACAGCCTCCAGATCATGCAACATCgcgccatcaccatggccaaggccCGCGAACAGGCCGCTGTGGCTGCCCAGGCTCATGCGCAGGCGCACGCCCAGGCACAGTCTCAGCGACGATTGCAGACGGACCAGCAGCCCGGTCATAATCCCCCGGTCAATTCGGTGCAGGCTGCGTTGTCGGAGACTTGA
- a CDS encoding uncharacterized protein (ID:PFLUO_002494-T1.cds;~source:funannotate) → MDTTHYGARARRGSVGTTQLFDNIVSGSNFDRDEVDRLRKRFMKLDKDASGAIDRDEFLSLPQVSSNPLATRMIAIFDEDGGGDVDFQEFVTGLSAFSSKGNKEEKLRFAFKVYDIDRDGYISNGELFIVLKMMVGNNLKDVQLQQIVDKTIMEADKDADGRISFEEFTNMVENTDVNLSMTLGTVPSPSPRSFITLTVDHPDQI, encoded by the exons ATGGACACCACCCACTATGGCGCCCGTGCTAGACGCGGCTCGGTCGGCACTACCCAACTGTTCGACAACATCGTGTCCGGCTCCAACT TCGACCGCGATGAGGTGGACCGACTGCGCAAACGGTTTATGAAACTGGACAAG GACGCCTCCGGAGCGATCGATCGCGACGAGTTCCTCTCGCTCCCCCAAGTCTCCTCCAACCCGCTCGCCACGCG GATGATCGCGATCTtcgacgaagacggcggcggcgacgtcGATTTCCAGGAATTCGTGACCGGGTTGTCAGCGTTCAGTTCCAAGGGCAACAAGGAGGAGAAACTGCGGTTCGCGTTCAAGGTCTACGACATCGACCGGGACGGCTACATCTCCAACGGCGAGCTCTTTATCgtgctgaagatgatggtcGGCAATAACCTGAAGGATGTAcagctgcagcagatcgTCGACAAGACCATCATGGAGGCCGACAAGGATGCCGACGGGCGTATCAGCTTCGAGGAGTTTACGAATATGGTCGAGAATACTGACGTGAATCTGAGCATGACCCTGGGTACGGTGCCTTCCCCGTCACCTCGTTCTTTCATCACGCTGACCGTTGACCACCCAGATCAAATTTGA
- a CDS encoding uncharacterized protein (ID:PFLUO_002498-T1.cds;~source:funannotate), with product MGNNPSKGPAGDAPPGHAHAGSAGDRKVVRRPSLNAIPTSKSVAADPSATRETVTGHSAAYQTPSQHRLQTRGVPDSPTRQHDHQERLDTRRPEPSQSKNIASPDPSNPVQVPTSRHSAGRDSMAPSGPPLNSYYSASAHLQRPPRMPLPIGDATTTPGSPIVGPEDSHIQSLPADRLLDEQMDQDASTVGSSTLDGDEIADELQPYTVSGVGKAVPTLIEWTGPAEKVYVTGTFVNWEKKFRLHRSENDGSVMCTTLNLRPGTHHLKFIVDGEMRAADNLPTAVDFTNHLVNYVEISAGDVQRENDKTPQSGVPPGVHPPQALPEDPKQDQSGEAVEDPPKDEVEEEVEPGDFGSDIPQFLADLDKEEDSPAYLQAANVIGDMATPPSLPLFLGKSILNGTTPMKDDSSVLNYPNHTVLNHLATSSIKNGVLATSVTTRYKRKYVTTILYKPTGDITGE from the exons ATGGGTAACAACCCTTCCAAAGGCCCGGCTGGCGATGCGCCGCCGGGCCATGCGCATGCCGGCTCAGCGGGGGACAGAAAGGTGGTTCGCCGACCGTCCCTCAATGCAATTCCGACATCCAAGAGTGTGGCCGCCGACCCCTCCGCGACCAGAGAGACCGTCACCGGCCACTCGGCAGCATACCAGACACCCTCGCAACACCGGCTACAGACGCGGGGTGTCCCCGATTCCCCGACCCGGCAACACGATCACCAGGAGAGACTCGACACACGGAGACCCGAGCCCTCTCAAAGCAAGAACATTGCCTCGCCCGACCCCTCCAACCCAGTCCAGGTCCCAACCTCGCGCCATAGCGCGGGCCGCGACTCCATGGCCCCCTCTGGCCCGCCCCTCAACTCTTACTATAGCGCATCGGCGCACCTGCAGCGCCCACCGCGCATGCCCCTACCCATTGGCGATGCTACCACCACTCCCGGCTCGCCGATCGTCGGCCCCGAAGACTCGCATATCCAATCGCTCCCCGCGGACCGGCTTCTGGATGAGCAGATGGATCAGGATGCTTCGACGGTCGGCAGCTCGACTTTagatggagatgagatcGCAGACGAGCTGCAGCCGTACACTGTGAGTGGGGTGGGGAAGGCCGTGCCCACGCTGATCGAATGGACGGGACCCGCGGAGAAGGTGTATGTGACGGGAACTTTTGTCAATTGGGAGAAGAAGTTTCGTCTACATAGAAG CGAAAATGATGGATCTGTCATGTGCACCACATTGAATCTGCGGCCCGGCACGCACCATTTGAAGTTTATTGTCGATGGCGAGATGAGAGCTGCAGATAACCTTCCGACCGCTGTGGATTTCACCAACCACCTGGTCAACTACGTCGAAATCAGCGCAGGAGATGTacagagagaaaacgacAAAACTCCGCAGTCCGGGGTTCCACCGGGGGTTCATCCGCCACAGGCACTGCCCGAAGACCCGAAGCAAGACCAATCCGGGGAGGCAGTGGAAGACCCGCCGAAGGATgaggtcgaggaagaagttgagcCCGGGGATTTCGGCAGTGACATCCCTCAGTTCCTCGCTGATCtggacaaggaggaggacAGTCCCGCCTACTTGCAGGCTGCCAATGTGATTGGAGATATGGCCACCCCGCCGAGTCTGCCGTTGTTTCTAGGAAAATCGATCTTGAACGGTACCACCCCGATGAAGGACGACAGCAGTGTTCTCAACTACCCGAACCACACGGTTCTGAACCATCTTGCCACGAGCAGCATCAAGAATGGTGTTCTCGCTACGAGTGTCACGACCAGATACAAACGAAAG TACGTCACGACCATTTTGTACAAACCAACCGGCGACATCACGGGAGAATAA
- a CDS encoding uncharacterized protein (ID:PFLUO_002497-T1.cds;~source:funannotate) produces the protein MIAIGMEGSANKVGIGIMLHPTDGSEPRVLANVRHTYNSPPGEGFLPKDTARHHRAWVVKLVKQALREARISADEVDCICYTKGPGMGAPLQSIAIAARMLSLLWGKELVGVNHCVGHIEMGRLITGATNPVVLYVSGGNTQVIAYSSQRYRIFGETLDIAVGNCLDRFARTLHIPNDPAPGYNIEQLAKKGKRLVDLPYVVKGMDCSFSGILAAVDALASTLGLAGAEQAQNDDDDDADTKNDKPTRADLCFSLQETIYSMLVEITERAMAHVGSKQVLIVGGVGSNVRLQEMMGIMARDRGGSVFATDERFCIDNGIMIAQAGMLAFREGLTTPLKESTCTQRFRTDEVFVKWRQD, from the exons ATGATAGCCATCGGCATGGAAGGCTCCGCCAACAAGGTCGGGATAGGCATCATGCTACATCCAACCGACGGCAGCGAGCCCCGAGTCCTCGCCAACGTGCGTCACACCTACAACTCCCCACCAGGCGAGGGCTTCCTCCCCAAAGACACAGCGCGGCACCACCGAGCATGGGTGGTCAAGCTAGTGAAGCAGGCACTGAGGGAGGCTCGGATAAGTGCGGACGAGGTTGACTGCATCTGCTACACGAAGGGGCCGGGGATGGGCGCCCCGCTGCAGAGCATTGCCATCGCGGCGCGGATGCTCAGTCTGCTTTGGGGGAAGGAATTGGTTGGTGTGAACCACTGCGTTGGAC ACATCGAAATGGGCCGGCTTATCACCGGCGCAACGAACCCTGTCGTCCTGTACGTCTCCGGCGGCAACACACAGGTGATTGCGTACAGCTCGCAGCGGTACCGAATCTTCGGCGAGACACTCGATATCGCAGTGGGAAATTGCCTGGACCGGTTTGCGCGCACGCTTCATATCCCCAATGACCCGGCGCCGGGGTATAACATCGAGCAACTGGCCAAAAAGGGTAAACGGCTGGTGGACCTGCCCTATGTGGTGAAGGGAATGGACTGTTCGTTCTCGGGGATTCTTGCTGCAGTGGATGCGCTAGCCTCGACCTTGGGTCTTGCGGGAGCCGAGCAGGCGCAGaatgatgacgacgatgatgcaGATACCAAAAATGACAAGCCCACCCGCGCCGATCTGTGCTTCTCGCTCCAGGAAACGATCTATTCCATGCTTGTGGAAATCACCGAGCGCGCCATGGCGCACGTCGGCTCGAAACAGGTCCTGATTGTTGGCGGCGTCGGCTCGAATGTTCGCTTgcaggagatgatggggattATGGCTCGGGACCGCGGAGGCAGTGTCTTCGCGACGGATGAGCGGTTCTGTATCGATAATGGGATCATGATTGCGCAGGCGGGCATGCTTGCGTTTCGTGAGGGCTTGACGACCCCATTGAAGGAATCCACCTGTACGCAGCGGTTCCGGACGGATGAAGTATTTGTGAAATGGCGGCAGGATTGA